The Hippoglossus hippoglossus isolate fHipHip1 chromosome 2, fHipHip1.pri, whole genome shotgun sequence DNA segment ATCCTATTAACATTCCCAGCAGGGAAAACTTTAATCTTTCAGCCAAACATTACCTGAGGTGTTCAGgtgatttaaacatttacatatcaaacatttatgaacccattcattttgttttttccatccaGAAGGTTTTTCCTGTCGAACAGTCGTGTTTGATTATTCAGTTGCGACTTGTATTAGTTTGTCACAACCTCCAGTTTAATGGAAAACAAAGGTGATGTAACCTGggacagatacacacacacacacacatcacatgtaaacaaacatctaTTGATGAAAGATGTAATAACACATAACTGAGAGACCTACTTCTCGACAGCGTGTTCCCCCGCTGCACTATGCTCCAGCCCTCATCAGCAACCAGGATGATTGGCTGGATACGTTCGTTGTTCCGGTAGTGCAGCCTATCAGGGATGTCCGACTTCAGATATGCTGTCATGTGGGCGTGGCACGTTCTCAGCAGAGTGAAGAGTGTCTTTGGATCTGCACAGGAACACACGGTTCTGTGAATATTTCATGAGGAACCGTCGTCGCATGTTAGCTGATGTGAACCTGGTTACCTTTATGTGGGATGAGGGCTGCGACGGGCGAGCTGTCCACCAGCGTGTAGTCGTCAGGGTGGATGCAGTCGTCCAGCCGTATGAGGCGCTCGGTCGACAGCTGAGCCATTCCGTGGTCGCTGGTTATTATGACGTTGATGCGACCCCAGAGGCCATTGTACTTCAGCTTCGACACCAGCAGGCCGATGTTGTCGTCAACCTGTCAAGCCAATCTTTGAGTCAAAGTAGTTCTGCTGAAATTTAATTAACCATCAAATGTGATAAGACACGCTTACTAAATGTCACTATTCCATTTTCACTAAAACTTTGGATGgaaattctgctgctgctgctgcgaggGATGTGGGTAAACTCACCAAAGACACAAGTGCATGTATGTAAAACCtaataatgataaaaactaATATTGTCTTAACTAAAAACCTGATAAATGTCTCAAAATGGAATAAAGCTAAACTTAATGTTGTTGCATCACAGATAGTAGGAAACCCTTCTACGTTTGGTCTGTTCAATAGTTAAGCTGCTATTGTAAATAGTTGCACAGGCGTCACCCAACGTTATCAGTTAACTTGTGAAAATAGCCCTAGAGTCAGCAAACAAAGGATAGAGCTGAGCGTACAACAAGGAATATTTTGAGTGAGGATCAAAGTGAGTTTGTAAATGTTATCAGATGACTGTACCTCTTTCAGCACTTTGGTCATGACGGCGGTGTTTTCTGGGCCGTATTTGTGGCCCGACTTGTCCGGCTCCTCCCAGTAGAGAGCGGCGAACTTCACTCCCGGCTCCTGGAGGAAAAGATATGATCCAAACTGTCAGATTACAGGTGCTGTCCCTTCCAAGACGAATGTTACGGCCTTGAGGACATTGATGAGCAAACGAAAAGAAGTTGAAATGCAGCGTAATGACGCTTTAACTAAAAAGTTATATGTCACACAAAGCACGTCTACCTTTTCATTTCCCAGCAGCCACTTTGTCACGTTCCCTATCCGCTGCCGGAACGTCACGTTAAAGTCATAGGGCAGGAAGTGTGTCGGTGTGCGGCTGCTGATGAGCACGTCGGAGCCGGGCCACATCATGGCCGCCGTCTTGTAGCCGGAGTCCAGCGCCGTGATCCACAGGGGCTGCGCTTTGCTCCACCACATCGGGTCCTGGTCTTGGCCGGCGTGGAAGTGCTTGTGGCTGACGGGGTCGTACATGTTACTGGCCACGATACCGTGGGACTCAGCGTATAGCCCTGTCAccttgggaaaaaaaacaatgtcaaatatacattgcatatatatttatggATTTGTGTTCCTTCTATTAAGCAGTTTAAGACCTTCCATATTTACTAGTTTTACTTTATCAGGAAAACAGCTGCGAGCAGCAGGGTTACCAGGGTGTAGTGGTTGGGAAAGGTCTTGGTGATGAAGACGTTGGTGAGCTGCTCCACCAGGACCCCCTGGCTGTACAGGAGCTTCAGGTTCGGCATGGGGAACCTCTGCAGGTAGTCTGCCCGGAAACCGTCGAACGACACCATCAGCAATGGCAGAGGGCCCTGCTGAGCCTCGTCGCCGCCTGCGACTGAGGCTGTGACGCCACACAGGAGGCCCAGTAGCACTTTTAGTAACATCCTGAaaagatttaaacaaaaaacaagaatctTGTCATGCCAGCAGCTGTGGGGGGGGCTCTATATAGCCACTGCTGTACAGGTGGTGCAGACCAAAACAAAGGTTTTAGAGTTAAgctacaaaaaaagaaaaaggaactAAGACATCTGGCTACACAAcgtacacatgtacacatacagaATGACAGCGAGAAAGTGAGAATTGTATTTCTGTCAAATATCTCTTGGCACTTCCTTAATCTCTCAGGGAAATGAGACTTACTTCACACTGCACCTGCTGGCAACTTCAAAACCTTCCAGACCAATCTTATAGTAAAACTGAGCGAGCAATAGCTTCAGTAGTTGAACATGAGACACTGGACTGTCTCATCCAAGAGGATTCTTAGGTTCTGGTTTgaagaaagagtgaaagaaacCACCACTCAATGTTTTTGAAGGCCTGCTCAACTCATTTTCTCATTTGCTTTCTGAATTAAGGGGAGTTAAGCAACTGTCAAAAGTAAATATCACAAGCTGTGATCTCAGAGACGCAATCGGAGGAAATCTCAAGGAATTAGATTACATAATTGGACGTGACTCAAATATGGAGACATTGAATTTCGACTGAAGTGCTGTGAACTcaggaggaaataaatgaattaatctcTAAATTTGGATCCATCAGCAATTAAGTAATTAAGTTAACATTAATATCCAGAAGTAAATTCTACCCTTTACACATGTTATCCCTCCGTCATCGAATCTGTCTCATACTTATTGATGATACAATTTAAATTAAGTACAATCAATACAATTCAAACCTGTGTTCACTGTGAATATGTGATGATTTAAAACATGGGGACCAATGTGTCTGTGCAAATAAATGTGTGATCCCACTAAAcaggtctcacacacacgcacgcacgcacgcgcacgcgcgcacacacacacacacacacacacacacgatcaggAAGTGACaggtgaaaagaagaaacacaagtaCACAACAGTTTCTAAACAATAACTTAATAACTTAAAGTGACtcttaataatataataatattaaaaacacatcccaGACTAAGAATGTGTGACATGAAATTAGCAATAACAAAGTTTATGAGTTTCCCTTATGGGTAGAAACAGCTGATTTAGCCCATGTTAGCTTGCTAATGTCGCAGCTAACGTGGCTCCGGGGGAGCCAGCGGTGCCTCGGCGGTGGTGGTCGGCGGGACGCGGTTACCTGTCAGCGGGCAGACGGTagacttcctcctcctcaccggaCCGGTGGTGAAACTTCTCTCACAGCAGCCTCATGAATGAACTTCCTCAAAAACACACGCGACGCACTAGCATCGAGCTAACTAGCATTAGTCCTGTCAACGTCCTGTTAGGCATTTCAGAATAAACCCCTCTTTGAAACTCGTCTTACTATACTTTAAGATTACCGCCATTTTTAGTCTTATTTCTCACGTAAATACCAACTAAACTCTTCACGCATAATTAatatagattttaaaatctTCAAACTGTTATATTTATGAGTTTCTAAAAtacactgcttttattttgatgtaaaacCTGTATGTCTTTTATCTTGTTGCCGCAAACTTGACGTCACCCTCCACTGAGGTTGTAACTGGATTGACAGGTGAAGCGGCCAATCAGCGTCCAGATAAACAAAAAGGTGGCATTGTGAAATGCAGGATGTGGTGGAATGAAAAGTTTCACTAACTCGTGTATTTCTGTTGAAAATGAGCAAATCTTTTAACTTTACAGAAGCTGACGATTCTATGTCAATAAACATTAAAGTAGCTCAGGGTTGCGGCTGTAGATTCAAGTGAAATCACTGCAAAACTATGCCAGCTGTGACACATTAAATGAGTCTAAATTAGAAATGCATGACCGAGACAATGGCTGTCAGAGTCCTTAAACCTCGTGTTGTGTCACAAAGTGATCGTCCTTAAGAAAGTGAGCGTCGGTCCGTGGAAAAGTGAGTTAAAGTtattaaaactgataaaaaagaATTGGATTGGTTACAATCTCGGACCTGAGATAAAATAATGAGGTCATAAGGACGCTTGCCAAGATGTAATTGCTTCACAACAGTGAAGGTGAAACAAGTCGTCTGCCAGATTACGCTCTAAACTGCAAACACTTCTTTGGCCGCTAATGTGATTCTTCGATTACAAGTAACGCTAACAACACCAAGACATGATGGTAACTGTACGTACAAGTTATGATCCAaatgaaagcagctgtagaCGTGTAAAAAACAGAGTCGTACAGCTGAAGAGGCGGCACACTTGCTTTTTGGCACACGCTCGGAAATAAGTTGCGCTGCCGGTTATCAAACCCAATGCCAAAGTCCTTGTGGAGTGTGTCTTCTGTTGAATGCCTGAAATTAAGAGTCACAACCTTAAATACATCACCAGACATGAAGCAtaacttaaagcaacactgtgtaacttttagttaagtgtttttttaattagaggAAAAACCAACgatggtggatattacccatgattcCCAtgaataaattcaccaaactctgtttagaattcttcatattttaagttttctCGTTGAATATTGAAGATGAgcgctggtttttaatgactgtaTTAAGTGTTGCTTAAAGGCAGTTGATTTTCAtacttaaattaaataaataaaaaactgttgtttACTGAGCTCAAAGCTGATTTGTGAAAATAGTGGTAACCTGTTGGGATGTGGTAAGATTTTAGTCTCTCATTCACAATATTGCAGCCGATCCTTGAAAAGACACCCAGTATACCTCTGGAGCTACTTGGAATCCATCCCATAATATCATTCATATTAAAACTACTCCAGGTGTATTCTCTGTTGGTTGTGTTCTCCTTTAAGGATCATATCCTGCCATCCCTGTCCAAAGTCCTGGGGTGCTTTTTGATAAGGTTGGCAGCGTTGGAATTGGCTCTCACTCTGCTTCACACCTTGACGTTCACCACCACCCACAGGACGACCTCTGTTTGACTCCTTCGTCCAGGATGGATCCCTGTGAGGAGAACACGTACGAGGCCCCGGAGTTTTACCAGAACCAGTCACCACCTATATACGAAATGAGCGCCGAGGAGGAGTCCTACGTGGATCCCTCAGCAGAGTACGAGAACACCAGACGGGCCCTCAGGAAGGTACCTGTTCCCCCTTCTCTCCCACCGCCTCGCCCTCCCACTGAGGAGAGGCGAggcagctcctcttcctcgtcctcatcctcctcgtcctcttcacACGGTGAAGATAGAGGCAAGGGGGAGATGGAGGCCTCTGAcaaggaggaggcggaggagaaagaagaagaagaagagaagattGAGGTGAGGCAGAGCAGCAAAGACCTCCCTTGGGAGAGTCAGGAGATGGAGGTGGACGGGAGAAACTCATCACGCAGGTCATCGTCCTCAtcgtcctcttcatcctcttcatcggCGTCTGAGAAGGAACCTGAGGAGAAGCCAGAGCAGGAGAAGGATGAACTGAAGGTCACACTTTATACCAAGGTATACGGGAAGAATGGGATTATTGTATGTGGA contains these protein-coding regions:
- the enpp4 gene encoding bis(5'-adenosyl)-triphosphatase enpp4 produces the protein MLLKVLLGLLCGVTASVAGGDEAQQGPLPLLMVSFDGFRADYLQRFPMPNLKLLYSQGVLVEQLTNVFITKTFPNHYTLVTGLYAESHGIVASNMYDPVSHKHFHAGQDQDPMWWSKAQPLWITALDSGYKTAAMMWPGSDVLISSRTPTHFLPYDFNVTFRQRIGNVTKWLLGNEKEPGVKFAALYWEEPDKSGHKYGPENTAVMTKVLKEVDDNIGLLVSKLKYNGLWGRINVIITSDHGMAQLSTERLIRLDDCIHPDDYTLVDSSPVAALIPHKDPKTLFTLLRTCHAHMTAYLKSDIPDRLHYRNNERIQPIILVADEGWSIVQRGNTLSRMGDHGYDNTLPSMHPFMAAAGPSFREGYRISNLKSVDIYPLMCHLLSVPPQPNNGSLSQARCLLAAEACGDLTLVISLVLGILLVLATIILLFRWRRNYRQSRSQPFQRLQVDDDEEPLFE
- the LOC117778600 gene encoding uncharacterized protein DDB_G0271670-like; amino-acid sequence: MSQLTWLRGSQRCLGGGGRRDAVTCQRADGSYPAIPVQSPGVLFDKVGSVGIGSHSASHLDVHHHPQDDLCLTPSSRMDPCEENTYEAPEFYQNQSPPIYEMSAEEESYVDPSAEYENTRRALRKVPVPPSLPPPRPPTEERRGSSSSSSSSSSSSSHGEDRGKGEMEASDKEEAEEKEEEEEKIEVRQSSKDLPWESQEMEVDGRNSSRRSSSSSSSSSSSSASEKEPEEKPEQEKDELKVTLYTKVYGKNGIIVCGDSELTFYAKNV